The Salinibaculum sp. SYNS191 genome has a window encoding:
- a CDS encoding redoxin domain-containing protein, translated as MVTEGDEAPDFTAPLANGDIEEFTLSERVGDGPLVLAFFPGAFTSVCSHEMNTFDDRLAAFEDVGATVYGVSVDTPFALNEFRDQLGLDFDLISDSTRDLIDAYDISMNFDHLGVEHIAKRAVFVVDSDGVVSYAWVTDDAGVEPDYDELEAAAEAAD; from the coding sequence CACAGCACCGCTCGCGAACGGCGACATCGAGGAGTTCACGCTCTCGGAACGGGTCGGCGACGGCCCGCTCGTGCTCGCGTTCTTCCCGGGCGCGTTCACCAGCGTCTGCAGTCACGAGATGAACACCTTCGACGACCGCCTGGCGGCCTTCGAGGACGTCGGGGCGACCGTCTACGGCGTCAGCGTCGACACGCCCTTCGCACTCAACGAGTTCCGCGACCAGCTCGGGCTCGACTTCGACCTCATCAGCGACTCCACGCGTGACCTCATCGACGCCTACGACATCTCGATGAACTTCGACCACCTCGGCGTCGAGCACATCGCCAAGCGCGCCGTCTTCGTCGTCGACTCCGACGGCGTCGTCTCCTACGCCTGGGTCACCGACGACGCGGGCGTCGAACCGGACTACGACGAACTCGAAGCGGCGGCGGAAGCGGCCGACTGA
- a CDS encoding HD domain-containing protein, whose product MSDENSAASDSSGGRVYDAAADHAFPDERLNAVLDAVDADEEIHAYLEAQNVNPVVRKRYNDHGRKHISIVRNRALCLYDLLKRGDVEFDGARQQGLDEADESVIIALAAVLHDIGHIVHRDEHPYYSIPLAADVLDRFLPEFYDTGDRIRMKGEVLHAILCHHTEEEPLTLEAGVVRVADALDMERGRSRIPYERGGRGINTVSSQAIERVTLHEGDDKPVLVEIQMNNAAGVYQVDNLLKAKLHDSGLEDDIRIVALNTHEEDGQIVERIEL is encoded by the coding sequence ATGAGCGACGAGAACTCCGCAGCGTCGGATTCCTCCGGCGGCCGGGTGTACGACGCCGCCGCCGACCACGCGTTCCCCGACGAGCGTCTCAACGCCGTCCTGGACGCCGTCGACGCAGACGAGGAGATACACGCCTACCTGGAAGCACAGAACGTCAATCCGGTGGTCCGCAAGCGGTACAACGACCACGGGCGCAAGCACATCAGCATCGTCCGCAATCGCGCGCTGTGTCTGTACGACCTGCTGAAACGCGGCGACGTCGAGTTCGACGGCGCGCGCCAGCAGGGACTCGACGAGGCCGACGAGTCGGTCATCATCGCGCTCGCGGCAGTCCTGCACGACATCGGCCACATCGTCCACCGCGACGAACACCCCTACTACTCTATCCCGCTGGCCGCGGACGTCCTCGACCGCTTTCTCCCCGAGTTCTACGACACTGGCGACCGCATCCGGATGAAGGGGGAGGTCCTGCACGCGATCCTCTGTCACCACACCGAGGAAGAACCGCTCACGCTGGAGGCCGGCGTCGTCCGCGTGGCGGACGCGCTCGACATGGAACGGGGGCGCTCGCGCATCCCCTACGAGCGCGGCGGCCGCGGCATCAACACCGTCTCCAGTCAGGCCATCGAGCGGGTCACGCTCCACGAGGGCGACGACAAGCCCGTCCTCGTCGAGATTCAGATGAACAACGCCGCCGGCGTCTACCAGGTCGACAACCTCCTGAAGGCGAAACTCCACGACTCGGGGCTTGAAGACGACATCCGCATCGTCGCGCTCAACACGCACGAGGAGGACGGCCAGATAGTCGAGCGCATCGAACTCTAG
- the pdhA gene encoding pyruvate dehydrogenase (acetyl-transferring) E1 component subunit alpha, with protein sequence MTADRTPDRVQILTPEGKVRDGAEVPDIGDERLVRIYEQMRVARHLDERATTLHRQGRMGTYPPLAGQEAAQVASTHALAPDDWISYQYREHGSVVARGLSYEYLLYWMGHEAGNEWLPERHVFPVNISIGSHLPHAAGMAWAAKLKGDDVAVACHFGDGATSEGDFHEALNFAGVFDVPAIFVCNNNQYAISVPRNRQTASATIAQKARAYGMRGVLVDGMDPLAVYEVMSEAVERAKDPAATPDHDAGRTARPTLVEAEMYRLGPHTTVDDPSVYREDAEVERWRERDPIPRLERFLRDRGLLDDEEIDALEERIAEEVAEMVDRAESYEADPTEMFEYTYAEQTPRLREQQAYFERLRERHPDETFRQDE encoded by the coding sequence GTGACCGCCGACAGGACGCCGGACCGCGTCCAGATTCTCACTCCGGAGGGCAAGGTACGGGACGGGGCAGAGGTGCCCGACATCGGCGACGAGCGCCTGGTCCGAATCTACGAGCAGATGCGCGTCGCGCGCCATCTGGACGAGCGCGCCACGACGCTGCACCGACAGGGACGGATGGGGACGTATCCGCCCCTCGCCGGACAGGAGGCGGCGCAGGTCGCGTCGACGCACGCACTCGCACCGGACGACTGGATATCCTACCAGTACCGCGAGCACGGGTCCGTCGTGGCCCGCGGCCTCTCCTACGAGTACCTGCTCTACTGGATGGGCCACGAGGCCGGCAACGAGTGGCTGCCCGAGCGCCACGTCTTCCCCGTCAACATCTCTATCGGGAGCCATCTGCCACACGCCGCCGGGATGGCGTGGGCGGCGAAGCTGAAGGGTGACGACGTCGCGGTCGCCTGTCACTTCGGGGACGGTGCCACCTCCGAGGGGGACTTCCACGAGGCGCTGAACTTCGCGGGCGTGTTCGACGTGCCCGCCATCTTCGTCTGCAACAACAACCAGTACGCGATTTCGGTCCCGCGCAACCGACAGACCGCGAGCGCGACAATCGCCCAGAAAGCCCGGGCCTACGGGATGCGCGGCGTCCTCGTCGACGGGATGGACCCCCTCGCCGTCTACGAGGTGATGAGCGAGGCCGTCGAGCGGGCGAAGGACCCGGCGGCGACGCCGGACCACGACGCCGGACGGACCGCGCGGCCGACGCTGGTGGAGGCCGAGATGTACCGGCTCGGACCGCACACGACGGTCGACGACCCGTCGGTCTACCGCGAGGACGCTGAGGTCGAGCGGTGGCGCGAGCGGGACCCGATACCGCGGCTGGAGCGGTTCCTGCGCGACCGGGGGTTGCTGGACGACGAGGAGATAGACGCGCTGGAGGAGCGCATCGCCGAGGAAGTCGCAGAGATGGTCGACAGGGCGGAGTCCTACGAGGCCGACCCGACGGAGATGTTCGAGTACACCTACGCCGAACAGACGCCGCGACTGCGCGAGCAACAGGCGTACTTCGAGCGCTTGCGGGAGCGTCACCCCGACGAGACCTTCCGCCAGGACGAATGA